A region of Coccinella septempunctata chromosome 5, icCocSept1.1, whole genome shotgun sequence DNA encodes the following proteins:
- the LOC123314047 gene encoding uncharacterized protein LOC123314047, with amino-acid sequence MRLKCIVCGYSHVPLICQEIPNKHREEKPPDKRVERKNDHTMTNQTLTTHVFLQTLRLSLRGNKGIRSVKGLVDSGSQRSYILRSTAATLNLKPKRTEKITHCLFGGTQVDNTHYCYDITVFRGNYSITFEVLDQFCICNDVATVFYGPWIQELRIADIDVSDVGESGLIEVLIGADVAGLFYTGRRHKLKSVLVAYETHFGWTMEGKVPTQSSLSMLTTVSMLSNPTITELWQLDVLGISDPEGRKSKEELAMAARRMFEETVQMNEEGRYEVRLPWLEDHPVLPNNLETARKRLAGTLKKLAKDQLISRYDEVFKK; translated from the coding sequence ATGCGCTTGAAGTGTATTGTTTGTGGATACTCGCATGTGCCGCTTATATGCCAAGAGATACCAAATAAGCATCGAGAAGAAAAACCACCTGACAAGAGAGTTGAGCGAAAAAACGACCACACAATGACAAACCAAACTCTTACTACTCATGTCTTTCTTCAGACTTTGCGGCTGTCGTTAAGGGGGAACAAAGGTATCAGATCCGTGAAGGGGTTGGTCGACTCAGGGTCTCAAAGAAGCTACATTTTGAGATCCACAGCTGCTACACTCAATTTGAAACCAAAGAGGACAGAGAAAATAACCCATTGCCTTTTTGGTGGTACACAGGTTGACAACACTCACTACTGCTATGATATTACCGTTTTCAGGGGCAACTATAGCATCACATTCGAAGTTCTAGATCAATTCTGTATTTGTAACGATGTGGCGACGGTATTCTATGGTCCTTGGATACAGGAATTGAGGATCGCTGATATCGATGTCTCCGATGTGGGTGAGTCAGGCCTGATAGAAGTGTTAATTGGAGCAGATGTTGCTGGGTTATTCTACACTGGCAGGAGGCACAAGTTGAAGAGTGTACTGGTGGCATACGAAACACATTTTGGCTGGACAATGGAAGGCAAGGTACCGACGCAGAGTTCTTTAAGTATGCTGACGACGGTTTCCATGCTGTCAAACCCTACCATAACTGAACTTTGGCAGTTGGATGTCTTGGGTATATCTGACCCAGAGGGGAGAAAGTCCAAAGAAGAGCTTGCGATGGCAGCCAGGAGGATGTTTGAAGAGACTGTCCAGATGAACGAAGAGGGACGATATGAGGTGAGGCTTCCCTGGCTGGAGGATCATCCTGTTCTTCCTAACAACCTAGAAACTGCCAGAAAACGACTGGCAGGTACTTTAAAGAAGTTAGCGAAGGACCAGCTTATTTCCAGATATGATGAGGTGTTCAAAAAATAG